The Candidatus Accumulibacter similis genome has a segment encoding these proteins:
- a CDS encoding META domain-containing protein — translation MLKFAAALGVSLACSLPATAAEASLICFGNEPSWSLSFAPHGTARLEFADQGPIEYRGSETRPEIPTERAWRGRPTSGRTGELVAFLTGATCSDGMSEVQHPITGRVSLPDGRLLVGCCRVPAATGTPPPAMTIEGPTWRLSAIASREPGTTGQTGQPVTARFEAGRVVGFSGCNQFFGGYTIAGDRITFAPLAGTMMACPPSAMALEKAVLAALAGTVRYAVDGDRLTLTPAASAALAFQAEPPPTLTGVVWHVTGFNNGRDAVVGPLAGTDLTLSFDAGMIQGHAGCNSFRAPYSSDGARMTVGPAMTTSKACAGEGVMQQEREFLAALATATVWSVRGGMLDVHRADGQRVLNANAEAR, via the coding sequence ATGTTGAAGTTCGCCGCTGCACTCGGGGTCTCCCTCGCCTGCTCACTGCCTGCCACGGCAGCGGAGGCATCGCTGATCTGTTTCGGCAATGAGCCTTCGTGGAGCCTGTCGTTTGCCCCACATGGCACGGCACGGCTGGAGTTTGCCGATCAAGGGCCCATCGAGTACCGCGGCAGTGAGACGCGTCCGGAGATACCGACGGAACGTGCATGGCGCGGCAGGCCGACCAGCGGCCGAACTGGTGAACTGGTGGCCTTCCTCACCGGTGCAACCTGCAGCGATGGCATGTCCGAGGTGCAGCACCCCATCACCGGGCGCGTGTCGCTGCCCGATGGACGTCTGCTCGTCGGCTGTTGCCGGGTCCCGGCTGCGACCGGGACGCCGCCGCCGGCCATGACCATCGAGGGTCCGACGTGGCGCCTCTCCGCCATCGCCAGCAGAGAGCCCGGCACCACCGGCCAGACCGGGCAGCCGGTGACGGCTCGCTTCGAGGCCGGGCGAGTCGTCGGGTTTTCCGGTTGCAACCAGTTTTTTGGCGGCTACACGATCGCAGGCGACCGCATCACCTTCGCCCCGCTGGCCGGGACCATGATGGCCTGCCCGCCTTCGGCAATGGCACTCGAGAAGGCGGTTCTGGCCGCTCTCGCCGGCACCGTTCGCTACGCGGTCGATGGCGACCGGCTGACGCTCACTCCGGCAGCGTCTGCGGCGCTCGCTTTTCAGGCCGAACCTCCGCCAACCCTGACAGGCGTCGTCTGGCATGTCACCGGTTTCAACAACGGCCGGGACGCGGTGGTGGGGCCCCTGGCCGGTACCGATCTGACGCTGTCCTTCGACGCTGGAATGATACAGGGGCACGCCGGCTGCAACAGCTTCCGCGCGCCTTACTCGAGTGACGGTGCGCGGATGACCGTCGGGCCGGCGATGACGACGAGCAAGGCCTGCGCCGGCGAAGGCGTGATGCAGCAGGAACGCGAGTTCCTGGCGGCGCTGGCAACGGCAACTGTGTGGAGCGTGCGCGGCGGCATGCTCGATGTGCATCGCGCAGACGGGCAGCGTGTGCTCAACGCCAACGCAGAAGCCAGGTAA
- a CDS encoding DUF1049 domain-containing protein has protein sequence MRYVYIGLVVVATAIVLLFKVQNLNAVTVSLLGMSATVPVFLLVIGVYLLGMLTGSSLVTLLRDWIRHARGGD, from the coding sequence ATGCGTTACGTCTATATCGGACTGGTCGTGGTTGCCACCGCCATCGTACTGCTCTTCAAGGTCCAGAACCTCAACGCGGTCACGGTGTCACTGCTGGGAATGAGTGCGACCGTCCCGGTCTTTCTCCTGGTCATCGGCGTCTACCTTCTCGGCATGCTGACGGGCAGTTCCCTCGTGACCCTGCTGCGCGACTGGATTCGCCACGCCAGAGGAGGCGACTGA